A region of the Cannabis sativa cultivar Pink pepper isolate KNU-18-1 chromosome 3, ASM2916894v1, whole genome shotgun sequence genome:
tgaccaaaaagtaggcttaactaacaaatcaaagaacacgaataacactcttgagatcgaacctaatcatgtcaggattaagatcatttgatctaggatcaactaggtgatattgaattgaatagataatacggtaaatttatcatatctaatcaaagttcaatatcggtcccttctaatgtatactccatacatccgatattggtaaactttgccaatgccctggaaaggacataacacttatccaaggtgtaagcttacctatcgctgattatcatgccagtctaaatccagtgaactgacaaatcagggaattaaactttcgaacatataatcaagattatattctactgtgttgacaacactataatcattaacaaatacatatgttctggacttaatagaatttataatcatgaaataaatcatgtgaaccatgcaacataaaatgatttctgatctttactaattagtacatctgattacattgaaatgagttttatttggggcacaaaacccaacattagtattgttataatttttttgttgtatataattttattactactatatattaattttaagtgATACGATATATCGAATAttgttgtatatatttaataatctaatatatttattcgtttttttttacaatatattaatatgtaatactaaaaaattaatgtgttaaatgtatttttaaaatttttattagctaatttctgtacttagtttttaaatttatagtCATTTTGCATTTCAAACCTTTATGGTAAACCTAAGCccataaaaatgtttaaaaatgataaaatgccATAAAAAATTGGTACAATTAAAGGGATTTTTACATCACATATTGAAATTTTtcacttcttttcttttttgctaTGGgtgcagattttttttttcaaaaatactgtgtattttttataatatgtaCTGTGTTAAAGTTTCTCAGTTGTtctattgttatttttaattgttctgttttatgttttacggttattttataaagagatagtatttttgaaaaaatttctatatggtagtatttttataaaaaataacttaaattcTAGTATTTTTTGTAAGTTCCCAAAATTAAATCTGCCATTTATTTGTAGTATTATTTAGGGAGGATATCTTCCTTGTTAAGAAATAAGACTAGCCcaaacctttttctttttacttatttatttatgagaaatgttaaagggcACTAATGGTGTCTAGCACTttcctatgtgtcaatatcgttattggttcaactaagtatcggatcccacataatttaatataatagtttttatagaatatcgctagccaatcgcaatgCGATATGTCGAAAAGGTACTAGACACCACAAGTGCCTAATAAAAAtgctctttatttatttattttgtagggTACTAGCCCGAAGTATTAATTTTCTCATGAATGGGAAATTTGACGTAGTCTTGGGGTTTGGCCCGAAATAAAAGATAGAATATGCACCTATCTATCATCAGATGAAATTGGAGacaaattaatgaaataaagtTCATATATACTAGTCACGTGGAATCACAATACATTGGAATTAATCTGTATGCATATTATATATAGTGAtacgattttgtcccgtgatgcaCTTTCatggaatgtattccgtggtacattagatggatTTCAGGTACGTTACTATTTTTTGACCCTAATTATCCTTAGATCAACCCAAccctcagatcaaataactcccttaTTTAACGACTGCCGTACATCACGAAATACATTCGGTGGTAAACCTACATCACGGAACAAAATCGTGtccgtatatatatatatagaatatacACATACCATATATTGAATAGCTTAAGCCTGTAATCTTCATGTAGTATCTATaacatttatataaaatatataaaaaaaggatATGAAAGCAGCAACAATTAAGATATCGATTAACATAAAGAAAGTTACTTTCTACGTATACTTTAGCCCTTTCCATGTTGTCTTCCACTCAAGCACGTAATAAAGCGACAAAGGCCCATAGAGAAAAAAGTTATAGCCTTAACTTTATCTCcgtatatataacatatattagaGTATAAGAGTTACATACACACTTAgccatacatatataatttctCCAATTCTTTTCGCTCTAAATTCACAAAATAATATCCATGGCAAGTACAGCATTAttgcctaataataataatcagcaACAACAACAGTCCGTAATAGGGCAAAGTGCTTtgccaaataataataataacaatcctGCTGGTCAAGCGAGTAGTACCACTGCTACTACTATTGCTTCAGCCTCTTTTGGTTCCATTGGTCCCTTTTTTGCAGTAATTTCAGTACTATTCGTTTTGACGATGCTATCGTGCTATTTTGGCCGGACTTATGGCCGGCGTTGGGCGGCAGCTCCGCTCGAGAGGATTGATATCGGTGGTAGCGGTGGCGGTGGTGGTGGCAGTAGCAGTAGCTGTATTGGTTGGATGAAGAGTGTCAAAAGCCGTTTGTGGATGGCTTGTCATGAGTTTGAAGTTAGACGAAATAACAAGATGGTGGTTCTTTGTGGTGATGTAGATGAGAAGAGTGACATTAAGGTTAGAGATCATAGTGAAGTTTGATCACATCCATCCTTATTCCTAGGCTTAGTTTTTTAACATAACTTCAtcactaaaattaataaatagctATCTCAGAATTTGCCCATTTTAATTACACAGTTTTATTTGACTTTGATTTTCTTCAAAGGAAATATATTAACCAAACAATAGTACATACTAAATTATTTAGGGCCATGCAATCCATTCAGGCATGCGCTGTTAATATTATTTTGGTTTACGAGAGCATTTACACTTTTATTTTAGCccaattaatttgaaatttcgtaattttttttttttttatgaatcaaGTGAATTTCATTGCTCAAAACACATTTATACAACCAAATAGCATTCTCCAAGTACAAGAACCTAAAAAACaataaactttacaaactttacaaTGCCTCTAATCACTAATTGACACTTTCTTTGGCCATATACAAAATATTCTCTTCTTTGACACATTTTTAATTAACTTTGCACACTATACTGTCTACACTCGGTATCAAGTTTTACCATAAAATGTAATTTCTAGCTCGCCAAATGGAGTACTGCCAAGACTGCAGCAAGAATCATCTTTCActacaaaaatatttacttttttaGTCAAACAAAActcgtgactaaaagtaaaaaagttgtgactaattataaataattattcctatgttgtggctaaaagtattagtcacaaaaattacaatttgctgtgactaaatgtatttttagtcacaacacttgttgtgactaaaactataTTCGTGACAACATGTGTCTAAatgctatgttttagtcacagaTAATTTTTCGTTGGGACTAAAAGTCAGatttagttacaaaaaatttatgttgtgactaaaaaattgtcactaaaagtagcacactactagaaaattgggttttagtgacacacattgagtaactctaaaagtgtatagtgacacttcaacgcgcgtcactaatgaggCTGACTGGAAAGAtagtttttagtgacactccacACGTGTCACTGAAACCTTTTGCACTCATTTTCTGCGCGTCACTATAGGCATATAGTGTCAGGTTTTGCCAGACTAAAAAGGTAACAACAACACAAGAAAAGTGTCACTATATCcttcttattcttttttttaaaatttttattattatttttagagatatagtgacacacaaaaagaatcactatattaaatatttttttaaaaaaaataatatttaattgttttaattcaaattttatatattataaataataatttaattaattatatataaatataattaaatataacaatgtaaaattaataagttataccattataataattaaacaaaaaaacaataatattaattgacaatatacatattttttctattaaaaaaccaataataataataaatacataataatgactaaaacaaatatataataaatcttTTTCAGCCAACAGCTAAGGCCTTCTATAGGCCTTAAACCCAAGTTCTAAGGCCACTATGCAAATTCTACCCCAATGGCACTAAAAATCATTCATACAGAAAATACTGATCAAGAAAATATCCAAGATATCCAAGAAAATATAACAATTACCATAAAATATCCTTATTAGCATTCTGCACATCAAGTGAATACAAACCAAGACAACTATGAAAAATatgacaaaaaatcagaaaaaaaattatcaaaacccAAAATTACATAGCTATCCACGGTGATGAGCTTTCTAATCGTCGTATATAGCCATCGACTCCAAACAGCCACAATCGCCAACCCCGAACAACCACCATCGTCGTCAATATCTGTATAAAAGAATAGAGAGTCAACACAGAGGAGAAGTAGAGAAGGGCATCAAAATTAGTCGGAGCCCATCCACCTGCACGAATCAGAGAcaggttgagagagagagagagagagacgagGGAATCGTGTGAGATGAAGGGGGTGGAGATCGTGGGCGCTTGGGGTGAAGAAGCCGGCAGTTGAGCACTGAAAGTCGAAGGGAGACCTTCGTTCGCCATCCCAGCAGCAGTGGCATTTGATGGGAGACCTTCGTCTTCATCGTTCCAGTGGGAGACGAAGGGAGATGATGAGATCtcatcagattttttttttttgaaagcaaaTTCGTGGAGACTGGAGAGGCTAGAGAGAAACGGCTGAGGTTATTTAGATTGGTTTTCTTACATTTTTCTAGGGTTTgggagtcttttttttttttttttgataagtgGGTTTGGGAGTCTTTACTTTTGTATTATTTCAATAGATAAAAAAAGACTCTTCATATTAAATTTAtctttcagcaaaaaaaaaaacatttaataattttatttcaaataaaaaaattatttcaaaataaataaatacataaataaaacaaaaaatattgtttattttatcagataaaaaaaatatttaaatatttaaataaaatattttttgttgaacaatgtccactttttttttttttattttgaatatgaATTTAAAGTTATGATATAGTGACACGCCTACCGCGTAGGGAAACGTTTACCGAGTCACACCTGGAGAGTCACTAAaggtcaatatttttttaagaaaaaaattaatgtaaattatgaaaattactctttagtgacacttcatatTTATAGTGACGCAGATTATAGGACACTAACATTGAAATTTCAGAGTCTTTTTGTGCGTGTCACTAAAACTTACCCCTAACCTTTTAGTGACCCACACTTTTTGTGTGTGTCACTAAATAGTGTCACTAAAAGGTAAATTTGTAGTAGTGGCAGTTTTTTGTAGTATTTTTAACCTCGCTAACCTTCGCTTTTTCGTATCCACCTTACTATTCAATGCAAAGAATTGGAAGTCATCCTCCAAGAAAGCCAATCTTTTATTTTCCTTAAGCAGTTTGACGAGAAGGGGCAATCAAAGATCAAATACTGCAAAGTCTCTTCTTCGGCTTAGTAGAAAAAGCACTTTGTGTCAATTTCGTATTTTCATATTCtcagttttattatttaattaaattaattcttaattaaatacggaataataaaactggtactaaaacagtttttttgTAGCTACAGAagacaactctgtaactccaaaagagaaaaacaaacagtgtaGACAACTCAGATtaattgttactagtccacggggccacgcccagagataagattcattagatagaTCTCAAagatacaaagtaattgacttatgcataaatagactccctctaatTATATGTCGAAAGCTTGACGTATTCTATCTTTTAATCGATTCTTGCTGAAACttcaagtgctcgaactccctttgatctccttgaagagtgcttgcttCCTCCCGATGTAAGACATGAatagcaatctcccgaaagctttaTAAAATCTTCTCCCGAGGGTAGCAttgttgtttttcttctttgtagacttgaatacagactcaagattATAAGAAATACAAACAAACATAGTAAGAGTCGAACaagctcttctctacaaaacaaagaccctcttttctaaagatatgagtGAAAATCAAAGATACAAAAGGGGTACTTGACCTAGCTGCTATAAGGggtatttataatcaatatacaccTTATTGACAGCTCATACACGGTTTGAACAAGACCACAACCCACTAGAAAATTCCCTATAATAGATATTCAATCAGCCCAGGAATGTCCATTTCTGTACCTATAGAATTGTGAGCAGTAACTCTAAcattccttttatagaaaaggaaaattAAGCTCCGGTTTTCTCCTCAAAAATCTGATCTAACAAAATAGAAAActcacacaagatcagaatatcACAGCTTGTTAGATAGAAAAGAATtgagtaaccaaacttaccatttttacattattttccATAAATTGGAAAAcaagacaactttcctttcaaaGATAGATTCCTTAATATAAAGGTCACATACAAAATATGGAAACCAATATTTACAGCACAACcgaaattaaacaataaataataaaatatttttatcacATTAAAGatgctaaaaataaaattaacaatctccccctttggcactttgattgataaaatattttattcggaGAAAACCTACATCAAGTGttcgaaacaaaaaaaaacaatagtatagaaaatactccccctggATGAAAGCAcactaacacataaaacaagaTAAACTTTTTAAACGAAAAAGTTCACAAACCACAAATAAAACAACCCCCCTAAaacaagggtccagagttgtaacaaacaatctaaaaaataaatactactccccctttttgtctttcaaggagccaaagataacaaaaaaacTTGGAGAAAGACATAATAGTTCAAAACacataaataacaataaaaagattaaaaatGGACCACTTATTCAACATCATTAGATTGGAAGAATTTCATGATGTTGTTCATCCTCCTGAGAAGTAAGGCTTGACTggtctccattcttcccaaatgCAAGTTGAATTCAATCATTTCTGTAAGAGCATAAGTGGAGGTAGATGTAGCAGCATGTTCATCAACAGCACCAGGGGAAGCAGAGCGAGCTTTTTTCTTAGCAAATTTTCCTTGAGGAGGTTTTTCTGGGACATTGAAAGTGGTACCAGCAGCAAGAATTTCTATGGtttcattctcaagaatcaacTCCTCTTGGTTAGACAAAATCTTATAAATCAAGTGAGAAAAAATAAGATTGACTCTAGGCTTCTTGCCCTTTTGAATAGTgacaatttgctcccaaatcatgtcagccaaatcaatttttGCACCAGTAGAAACATTACAttaaaagaaagcaagttcatttgaaacatttaccgaATTCGAGCAAGGAAACAAATTGGATAGGGCAAGCATCATAAGAGCAGCATGATGATAGGTAGGTTGAGACAATCGGTATTGTGTAGGAGAGTTCCACATCATTGTCACTATTGAGATACCCGAACACCTTTTGATGATAAAATTCCATATCAGTTGGCTCAATTTCCATAGGTAGATTGAGAGTTTCAGCCACATCCTTCATAGTAAAGGAATACATGTGTCCCCTGACAAAGACTTTTCCAAACATaaaagagtcctcatcgaggAACTCATCAATGATATTAGCATAAAACTCCTTGACAATTCGATCCATATAGCCATCAAAACGATCAATGTCTCCACCCATTGTTTTTCTTTCAACAAATTATATAACCTAGAAGGCTTATGAGCAATGACATTGAAATTTTTCCGTACAGTAAAATTTttattctcataaaatttcatatctctagcattatcattgtaacaaaaataatgagaatgGGGCTTGAAGTTTTCAAGAGTATTACCATAGGGCATTTTCCTTTTCTGAGACAAAATAGGTCTTGGAGTAACCATGGGtctttttcctttgtccttctttggaactGTAGCAGGGACAGTAACTTGTTTTGCACTGATAGGATAACCTTCAAGCACTTCACTTTCAGACCCAGAATCATCAGCAGATGGTTGTTCTTTGGGAACAAATTCTTCACTGGAATCAGACTCACCCTCTGATTCTTGATCAACATCCTTAGTCACCTCTTCTAGTTTAGAATTCAATGATGAAACGAAAGGAGGATGTTCTTTGAGACTTTTTCCCTTTGAGGATGAAGTCACCACTTTCTTTCCTTTGGAGACTCCTTTGGGCTGAACCAACTCTAGTTTCTTTGGTGTGGACACCTTGGACCTGGTACAAGAACTCACCATAGGCAAAGACACAATAGCTTTCTCGACATTTGGAGCACCATTCAAAGAAGAAGACTTCAACAATGAGTGATCGGATGAACaggattcatcatgatcaccaaACCCAGGAGTTGGGGTAGCAATCAGAGAAGTAATGATCGGAGGAGAAATGAGATTGTAGGTCAATTTTTGAGCTTGGGATTTCAACTTCTTGGCAGATTTCGTCGGAGCACATGATCACCCTGGAGCTCCGGTCACTGGAACAGGTGGCACAGGTTGCGAGGGCGGAGAGGCAAATGTAGAACCTTGAGCAGGCCTCTTGGATGGTTGAGCATTTTTGGTCTTGGCCATTTTTTCTTGAAACCGTAGAAAAATATCTTCTCAAACTGAAAAAGATTAAATCTttggaaagaaaagaaagagagaagatgTTAATTGTAATCATGGGAATGGTGGGGTAAAGAGAATGGGTAAGTGGACATATATAGCATTAGGAAATAAATACCcaaaaaatcataataaaaaagaaaaagaggaaagTTTCCTTACTTTGGCCACCATGTGAGGAGAGAAAAGGAAACAAAAAGATGTTTAAAAATATAGTCAAAGGTtatcaaaaatgaaaaaaggaaacaacatatccccacaaaatctaaacaaaataaacacaaaATACCAACCCATATCCGAAAatgccaccaaaaaaaaaaggaaaccaacaaaataattaataaaaaaatttcctaAAATCACACAAGAGAAATAAAAGCAAAtccccacaaaaaaaaaaaaaaaaagaaaacaaaataaataaaatgcaataaaaatatgtttccataaaagaaaaaaaaaagctcaacaattcaaaaaatatgcccccctttttcttgatttttttcataataagtccttttttgtatttttttttttttttgtaaacaaaaaagaaaaaaccacaAAGAACACATAGCACATTAGTCAGCACTATAGAGTAAAAATTGTGTCTACGAAAATAATGAAATATAGCAAAgaaaataacaagaatttttAAGAAAGCTCAATTGACAATGTTTGTAATGCCCTAActattaggcacgctacccaataaacttaagaaaccctaattccctaaacgggattactaataaaattagcgaagaaattaaactttaattacAAATGGAAGAAAAgcaaacttgtaataatttaaacttcaTAAACTAAAAGTTTCATGTATTCGGATCCCAaaagtattttacaaaataataatacaagTTCGTTTTCACTAGCCCACCTAGGCAGCAAAACAGAGTCACGAATACgtcactggtagaccccaacccgcttggtctagtgtggcccgaacatgtacattcgccGTGTAGCTCccatactcatggctgatcagaaaCAGCTTTACCCTTtcttgcacagtagagcacccgtgagccaagcccagcgaGACAGTATAATATATCAATAACACGTTTATCACACTATAATAACATTAATGCCATTCTTATATGCCTGTGTGACACAGAcatgcatgttacgctcacatgcctatttatgccTACGTAATGTAGgcctacgtgttgcgctcacacgtctaaatacaatgAGGCCTTAGAATTGTTCATCTCGGTTCtcgttaccgagtccaacctgattatgccttgaacgaataacccttaatctcaatgtgaacacataattaatggtgccactgcactatttgtctatttgctatagacctgcgtgttacgctcacacgcctatatatgtctacgtggcatagacatacgtgttactctcacacgtctatatacaataaggccttagtaggGTTTACCTCAGTTTTGGTTACCGAGCCTAACCTGGTTTTGCCTcgctcgcataaccctatttatatatatacgtaaatcatacattacgttctttcagtggtttaccctggtgatatataccaggtctaacccagttatgtcttATACACATAACTCTTAACATACATGCGGGTATTCAATATTTACCATAACATAtaaaatcttagggtaataaccctaacttgcatACTAAGTAATCACTCATATAATACATTACTATATACTCAGATAACATTTACTAAGTGTgttaaccctaactcatgcttACATTGGATTCATAATATTACCATATATTAATGCTTTCCTACCTTcataatattctagggtaataaccctagatcgcattaaaattaaactcaaggtactagttTACCGAGTCTAGCTTAATTATGCCTTAGACGCATTACTCTTTATTCCAACATATTTGACATGGCATAACATTCAACATCTTTTAACCACTAgcgtaataaccctagaccaaaTAACCGCTcattttagggtaataaccctaatcctagTTCTTAATTGATCACAATCACAACATACAATATGAGCGCCACTGCGCTTAACTCTACGTGCATACTACTGTCTTACTTGATGTCCCGCAAAtatggagattccaaatccccgggtgctcctgaccaagtaccggtaatcctagtcacgaATTCCGAGATTCACAcatatagggttaatccctaattccacatttacaaaatatatacttCAAATTCAAAACACAAAtattcacatagagctcgaaacaAGATTTTCAACGGTCTATAGAACTCCCAAAACGGAGTccggatcacaaagttatggTTATTCAAAGTTTGCAAAAGGATTTACCCAGAAAGAAAAGGGCGGGACGCgacatgcaatagccatgccgcggcacctgggtTCCAAAGCCAGAAAAACCAGtaaaaacttcgaatttcagcCCCTAGATCACCTCCAAACAACCTAAAACTTAACCAAAACTTCCAAATCATCAAATAGATTTTTAATCGTCATACAGAGAGTTTAAAACCCAATTTCAAACATTAAAAACCAACAATAAATCTCATATTTTAGATTGCACAACAACacaaaatcatgctttaaaTTAGTAAGAACTCAAgaacttgagcttcaaaccatTCAACCTTATATTTTCCAGCAGCAACACTACCAATAATCTGAATTCAAGATATgagaaa
Encoded here:
- the LOC115711217 gene encoding uncharacterized protein LOC115711217 isoform X1, whose product is MASTALLPNNNNQQQQQSVIGQSALPNNNNNNPAGQASSTTATTIASASFGSIGPFFAVISVLFVLTMLSCYFGRTYGRRWAAAPLERIDIGGSGGGGGGSSSSCIGWMKSVKSRLWMACHEFEVRRNNKMVVLCGDVDEKSDIKVRDHSEV
- the LOC115711217 gene encoding uncharacterized protein LOC115711217 isoform X2, whose translation is MASTALLPNNNNQQQQQSVIGQTSSTTATTIASASFGSIGPFFAVISVLFVLTMLSCYFGRTYGRRWAAAPLERIDIGGSGGGGGGSSSSCIGWMKSVKSRLWMACHEFEVRRNNKMVVLCGDVDEKSDIKVRDHSEV